Proteins found in one Falsirhodobacter algicola genomic segment:
- a CDS encoding TonB-dependent siderophore receptor, which yields MRLHRTLLVAGTSLLALSLAAKAQDDATALEAIVVTGAPDPTAPAGGFVATGQASATKTGTARIDTQQTTSVVTSEQITAQGARTLGQALNYSAGTFGEPYGQDSRGDAPRLRGFDGGNSQFLNGLKLLRSNTTPSFETYGLERIEVLHGPAGVLYGAGNPGGMINMIQKRAQFDTFNEVGLSFGTDDRAETFFDLNRTVGTDVAYRFTGVLRSQTGAAEEIEDDRIYLAPSVTWQINGEDTLTFLGSYQWDNPEQPTSVSTDALIGGSDAIGRDTYIGEEDYNHSDRKQVNLGVEWQHRFNDNWSLTQGLRYQSFDWDYQWLYFSSLTGDTINRGAIEQDEDTETVNLDTRLTGHARTGAVDHTLLFGLDIRRYDELTQTAFGRGVPGLSASDPQYGATVDPEIWYEAENDLTYRQTGIYAQDELRVDRWRATLGLRHDWSSREGTTYSNFAGTTDVDEDTSETTGRAGLSYVFDNGFAPFVSYATTFDPVVGTDELTGDPLDPTSGRQWEVGVKYQPAGFDGFFTATLFDIEQKNVTVSVLDSASGVVTSRQRGQVDSKGLELEGVAQLSPAWTLRAAYSYTDAETVSDDYAGLVPENTPEDVASLWVGYDFDPAGPLAGLNLGGGIRYFGARFGDAANTYRMDGETLLDASVSYVHEAVTARVTVQNLTDEEYLAQCGSFGCTYGAGRTVIADVSYRW from the coding sequence ATGCGCCTTCACCGAACCCTCCTCGTTGCCGGAACCAGCCTTCTGGCGCTGAGCCTTGCCGCCAAGGCGCAAGACGACGCCACCGCGCTGGAGGCGATCGTGGTCACAGGCGCCCCCGATCCGACCGCGCCTGCGGGCGGCTTCGTCGCCACGGGTCAGGCCAGCGCGACCAAGACCGGCACCGCCCGCATCGACACGCAGCAGACCACGTCGGTCGTCACGTCCGAACAGATCACCGCGCAGGGTGCCCGGACGCTGGGGCAGGCGCTGAACTATTCCGCCGGCACCTTCGGCGAGCCCTATGGTCAGGATTCGCGCGGCGACGCCCCGCGCCTGCGGGGCTTCGACGGCGGCAATTCGCAGTTCCTGAACGGGCTGAAACTGCTGCGCAGCAACACCACCCCCTCGTTCGAGACCTACGGGCTGGAGCGGATCGAGGTGCTGCACGGCCCGGCGGGCGTGCTCTATGGCGCGGGCAATCCGGGCGGCATGATCAACATGATCCAGAAACGCGCCCAGTTCGACACGTTCAACGAGGTCGGCCTGTCCTTCGGCACCGATGACCGGGCGGAGACGTTCTTCGATCTGAACCGCACCGTCGGCACCGATGTCGCCTATCGATTCACGGGCGTGCTGCGCAGCCAGACCGGCGCCGCCGAGGAGATCGAGGATGACCGCATCTACCTTGCGCCCAGCGTCACATGGCAGATCAACGGCGAGGATACGCTGACCTTCCTCGGCAGCTATCAGTGGGACAACCCCGAACAGCCGACCTCGGTCTCCACCGACGCGCTGATCGGGGGCAGCGACGCGATCGGCCGCGACACCTATATCGGCGAGGAGGATTACAACCACTCCGACCGCAAGCAGGTCAATCTCGGCGTCGAATGGCAGCACCGGTTCAACGACAACTGGTCGCTGACCCAAGGCTTGCGGTATCAGAGCTTCGATTGGGATTACCAATGGCTCTATTTCTCGTCGCTGACGGGGGACACGATCAATCGGGGCGCGATCGAACAGGACGAGGATACCGAAACGGTGAACCTCGACACCCGCCTGACGGGCCATGCCCGCACCGGCGCGGTGGATCACACGCTGCTCTTCGGGCTCGACATCCGCCGCTACGACGAACTGACGCAGACCGCCTTCGGGCGGGGGGTGCCGGGGCTCTCGGCATCGGATCCGCAATACGGCGCCACCGTCGATCCCGAGATCTGGTACGAGGCCGAGAACGACCTGACCTACCGGCAGACGGGCATCTATGCGCAGGACGAATTGCGCGTCGATCGCTGGCGCGCGACGCTGGGCCTGCGCCATGATTGGTCCAGCCGCGAGGGCACGACCTATTCCAACTTCGCCGGCACCACCGATGTCGATGAGGATACGAGCGAGACGACCGGCCGCGCCGGGCTGTCCTATGTCTTCGACAACGGGTTTGCGCCCTTCGTCAGCTATGCCACCACCTTCGATCCGGTCGTCGGCACGGACGAGCTGACGGGCGATCCGCTGGATCCGACCTCGGGGCGGCAGTGGGAGGTGGGCGTGAAATATCAGCCCGCAGGGTTCGACGGCTTCTTCACCGCCACGCTGTTCGACATTGAACAGAAGAACGTCACGGTCAGCGTCCTCGACAGCGCAAGCGGCGTCGTCACGTCGCGGCAGCGCGGGCAGGTCGATTCCAAGGGGCTGGAACTGGAAGGTGTGGCGCAACTGAGCCCGGCTTGGACACTGCGCGCCGCCTACAGCTACACCGATGCCGAAACGGTCAGCGACGATTACGCGGGCCTCGTTCCCGAAAACACGCCCGAAGATGTGGCGAGCCTCTGGGTCGGCTACGATTTCGATCCGGCGGGGCCGCTTGCGGGCCTGAACCTCGGTGGGGGCATCCGGTATTTCGGGGCGCGCTTCGGCGATGCGGCGAACACCTACCGGATGGACGGGGAAACGCTGCTCGACGCCTCGGTCTCTTATGTCCACGAGGCCGTCACCGCGCGGGTGACGGTGCAGAACCTGACGGACGAGGAATACCTTGCCCAATGCGGCAGCTTCGGCTGCACCTATGGCGCGGGGCGGACGGTGATCGCGGACGTTTCCTACCGCTGGTGA
- a CDS encoding siderophore-interacting protein, with protein MQRTTAFLAIPAATFLPGLIQRATELELAVSDTPRGKSVNMFYGTLEVIDTGPSTTVELTSADGAQLVSLRETLSWHLDQAGLNHCVTWAKMRVGANPANMALGRVARVLDISPNFRRIRLAGDYTRFLNGGLHFRLLIGPEGADWPTADDTGGTVWPGGVEAWHRPAYTVRDICPEGRWIDFDLFRHEGGRAHDWSGTLSPGQEVGLTGPGGTGLSEAPWIGLFGDETALPAVIRMIRGAPEGTVGEAVILVPTEADIQRVACPPGITLRWALRERGDTLIDAFRAARVPDGPRYVYFASEKAEAAAAREHGAALGLKRGELHALAYWTAD; from the coding sequence ATGCAACGGACGACCGCCTTCCTTGCCATACCCGCCGCCACCTTCCTTCCCGGCCTGATCCAGCGCGCGACCGAACTGGAACTGGCCGTGAGCGACACGCCGCGCGGCAAATCGGTCAACATGTTCTATGGCACGCTGGAGGTGATCGACACCGGCCCGAGCACCACGGTGGAACTGACCTCCGCCGATGGGGCCCAGCTTGTCAGCCTGCGCGAAACGCTCAGCTGGCATCTGGATCAGGCCGGGCTGAATCACTGCGTCACATGGGCCAAGATGCGCGTCGGGGCCAATCCGGCGAACATGGCGCTGGGCCGCGTGGCGCGGGTGCTCGACATCTCGCCCAATTTCCGGCGCATCCGCCTTGCGGGGGATTACACGCGCTTTCTGAACGGCGGGCTGCATTTCCGCCTGCTGATCGGCCCCGAGGGCGCCGATTGGCCCACCGCCGACGACACCGGCGGCACCGTCTGGCCGGGCGGCGTGGAGGCATGGCACCGCCCCGCCTATACCGTGCGCGACATCTGCCCCGAGGGGCGGTGGATCGATTTCGACCTCTTCCGCCACGAAGGCGGCCGCGCGCATGACTGGTCCGGCACGCTTTCGCCGGGGCAGGAGGTCGGGCTGACCGGTCCCGGCGGCACGGGCCTGTCCGAAGCCCCATGGATCGGCCTGTTCGGCGACGAAACCGCCCTGCCCGCCGTCATCCGCATGATCCGCGGCGCGCCCGAGGGCACGGTGGGCGAGGCCGTGATCCTCGTTCCGACCGAAGCCGATATTCAACGCGTCGCCTGTCCGCCGGGCATCACCCTGCGTTGGGCGCTGCGCGAGCGGGGGGACACGCTGATCGACGCCTTCCGCGCCGCCCGCGTGCCCGACGGCCCCCGCTATGTCTATTTCGCGTCCGAGAAGGCCGAGGCCGCCGCCGCGCGCGAACATGGCGCGGCGCTTGGCCTGAAGCGGGGCGAGTTGCACGCCCTCGCCTATTGGACGGCCGATTAG
- a CDS encoding AbrB family transcriptional regulator → MVRFAKRMAAAGRPVRWAVLVALAGALTAALELGGLPAAFLLGPMIAAIVLAVAGGTVAIDRRGFVAAQAVVGLMMAGSIPHDIGTELRKDWLLFVLGVMSTVVAAAALGWSISRARLFPGSTAIWGSAPGAASVMTIMSESFGADMRLVAFMQYTRVVCCAVVAMLLTRFLGAGGEGVAVPTVHAALATGPLIGTLAVAAACGLLAMRVRLPGGALLLSLIVGLILSFTGVLAITLPFWLLAICYVVIGLTVGMRFTPAVVRHAAHALPRVLMSVVALIAVGGLFALALVRFAGVDPLTAYLATTPGGADTVAIIASASDVDVPFVMAMQIARFFFVLLTAPTLARYLSRRMGA, encoded by the coding sequence ATGGTCCGCTTTGCAAAGCGTATGGCCGCAGCGGGCCGACCGGTCCGCTGGGCGGTGCTGGTGGCGCTGGCGGGGGCGCTTACCGCGGCGTTGGAGCTGGGCGGGCTTCCGGCGGCCTTCCTTCTGGGGCCGATGATCGCGGCCATCGTGCTGGCCGTCGCGGGCGGCACGGTCGCGATCGACCGGCGCGGCTTCGTCGCGGCGCAGGCCGTGGTGGGGCTGATGATGGCGGGCAGCATCCCGCATGACATCGGGACCGAGCTGCGCAAGGACTGGCTCCTGTTCGTCCTTGGCGTCATGTCCACCGTCGTGGCGGCGGCGGCGCTCGGCTGGTCGATCTCGCGCGCGCGGCTGTTTCCGGGGTCGACGGCGATCTGGGGATCGGCGCCGGGGGCGGCCAGCGTGATGACGATCATGTCCGAATCCTTCGGGGCGGACATGCGGCTGGTGGCCTTCATGCAGTACACCCGCGTGGTGTGCTGCGCGGTGGTGGCGATGCTGCTGACGCGCTTTCTGGGCGCGGGGGGCGAGGGCGTCGCCGTGCCGACGGTGCATGCGGCGCTGGCCACCGGGCCGCTGATCGGTACGCTGGCGGTGGCGGCGGCCTGCGGGCTGTTGGCAATGCGCGTGCGCTTGCCGGGCGGGGCGCTGCTGCTGTCGCTGATCGTGGGGCTGATCCTCAGCTTCACCGGGGTTCTTGCGATCACGCTGCCCTTCTGGCTGCTGGCGATCTGCTATGTGGTGATCGGACTGACGGTGGGGATGCGCTTCACCCCGGCGGTGGTGCGCCATGCCGCCCATGCCCTGCCGCGGGTGCTGATGTCGGTGGTCGCGCTGATAGCGGTCGGGGGGCTGTTCGCGCTGGCGCTGGTGCGGTTCGCCGGGGTCGATCCGCTGACGGCGTATCTGGCCACGACGCCGGGCGGGGCCGATACGGTGGCCATCATCGCCAGCGCCTCGGACGTGGATGTGCCCTTCGTGATGGCGATGCAGATCGCGCGCTTCTTCTTCGTGCTGCTGACCGCGCCGACGCTGGCGCGGTATCTGTCGCGGCGGATGGGGGCCTAA
- a CDS encoding FAD-binding oxidoreductase — MTVFDTLRARFGARFSTSDALRVQHAGGEAHHRIAAPDAVVMARSTEEVQEVVRLCAAAGIPVIAHGAGTSLEGHLSAVRGGVSLDLTGMDRVLRVSAEDMDCTVEAGVTREALNSWLRDQGLFFPIDPGANATLGGMASTRASGTNAVRYGTMREAVLSLTVVLANGEVIRTGGRARKSAAGYDLTRLFVGAEGTLGIITEVTLRLHGIPQAISAAVCRFEDVESAVAAATAVVQYGIPVARMELMDRGLVAAVNAHSGLDLPVADMLAFEFHGSDASVAEQAALVGEIVAEFGGQGFEAAHDAPARARLWKARHEAWYAILGQRPGCRGWVSDVCVPVSELSGAIHHARGLLADCPVPAVILGHVGDGNFHVVFAMDPESEAEAAAVKQANAAMVRHALSVGGTCTGEHGVGIGKADYLTEEYDPGALALMAALKAAVDPQGIMNPGKILPGA, encoded by the coding sequence ATGACCGTCTTCGATACCCTGCGTGCCCGTTTCGGCGCGCGTTTCTCCACCTCGGACGCGCTGCGGGTGCAGCATGCGGGGGGTGAGGCGCATCACCGGATCGCAGCTCCCGATGCGGTGGTGATGGCCCGATCGACCGAAGAGGTTCAGGAGGTCGTCCGCCTGTGTGCCGCGGCGGGCATCCCGGTGATCGCCCATGGCGCCGGCACCTCGCTGGAGGGGCATCTGTCGGCGGTGCGCGGCGGGGTGTCGCTGGATCTGACGGGCATGGACCGGGTGCTGCGCGTCTCGGCCGAGGATATGGATTGCACGGTGGAGGCGGGCGTCACCCGGGAGGCGCTGAACAGCTGGCTGCGCGATCAGGGCCTGTTCTTTCCGATCGATCCGGGGGCGAATGCGACGCTGGGGGGCATGGCCTCCACCCGCGCGTCGGGCACGAATGCGGTGCGCTACGGCACCATGCGCGAGGCGGTGCTGTCGCTGACGGTGGTCTTGGCGAATGGCGAGGTGATCCGCACGGGCGGGCGGGCGCGCAAATCGGCGGCGGGCTACGATCTGACGCGGCTCTTCGTCGGGGCGGAGGGCACGCTTGGCATCATCACCGAGGTGACGCTGCGCCTGCACGGCATCCCGCAGGCGATTTCGGCGGCGGTGTGCCGGTTCGAGGATGTGGAGAGCGCCGTCGCCGCCGCCACCGCCGTCGTGCAATACGGCATCCCCGTCGCGCGGATGGAGCTTATGGATCGCGGCCTCGTGGCGGCGGTGAACGCCCATTCGGGGCTGGATCTGCCGGTGGCCGACATGCTCGCCTTCGAGTTTCACGGATCGGATGCCTCGGTCGCCGAACAGGCCGCCCTCGTGGGCGAGATCGTGGCCGAATTCGGCGGGCAGGGCTTCGAGGCCGCCCATGACGCCCCGGCGCGGGCGCGGTTGTGGAAGGCGCGGCACGAGGCGTGGTATGCGATCCTCGGCCAGCGGCCGGGCTGCCGGGGGTGGGTGTCGGATGTCTGCGTGCCGGTCTCCGAACTTAGCGGGGCGATCCATCATGCGCGGGGGCTCTTGGCCGATTGTCCGGTGCCGGCGGTGATCCTCGGCCATGTGGGGGATGGCAATTTCCACGTCGTCTTTGCCATGGACCCGGAGAGCGAGGCCGAGGCGGCGGCGGTGAAGCAGGCCAATGCCGCCATGGTGCGCCACGCGCTGTCGGTGGGCGGCACCTGCACGGGCGAACATGGCGTCGGCATCGGCAAGGCCGATTACCTGACCGAGGAATACGACCCCGGCGCGCTGGCGCTGATGGCGGCGCTGAAGGCCGCCGTCGATCCGCAGGGCATCATGAACCCCGGAAAGATCCTGCCCGGGGCCTGA
- a CDS encoding aminopeptidase, protein MVIDSVKLDRLAEVAVKVGLNLQPGQDLLLTAPVAALPLVRRIAAHAYAAGAGVVTPLFSDEEVTLARYAHAREESFDRAADWLYRGMAEAFGANTARLAVSGENPALLAGQDPAKVSRAGRAQSRAYKPALEKISGFDINWNIVSYPNPSWARQVFPDLPEDEAVTRLAEAIFAASRVDGDDPVGAWQAHNDALRSRSAWLNEQGFAALHFTGPGTDLTVGLADGHRWMGGASVARNGITCNPNIPTEEVFTTPHALRVEGHVSATKPLAHQGTLIDGIRVTFKDGAITEAHATKGEDVLRKLIDTDEGARRLGEVALVPHSSPISASGLLFYNTLYDENAASHIALGQCYAKCFEGDPTAEQVRAQGGNSSLIHVDWMIGSGQIDIDGVHADGRRVPVFRKGEWA, encoded by the coding sequence ATGGTGATCGATTCCGTGAAACTCGACCGGCTGGCGGAAGTCGCCGTGAAGGTCGGCCTGAACCTGCAACCAGGGCAGGACCTTTTGCTGACCGCGCCCGTGGCGGCGCTGCCGCTGGTGCGGCGGATCGCGGCGCATGCCTATGCGGCGGGGGCGGGCGTGGTCACGCCGCTTTTCTCCGACGAAGAGGTGACGCTGGCCCGTTACGCCCATGCTCGGGAGGAGAGCTTCGACCGCGCGGCGGACTGGCTCTATCGCGGCATGGCCGAGGCGTTCGGCGCGAACACCGCCCGTCTGGCGGTATCGGGCGAGAATCCGGCCCTGCTGGCGGGGCAGGATCCGGCCAAGGTCAGCCGCGCGGGCCGCGCGCAGTCCCGCGCCTACAAACCGGCGCTGGAGAAGATCTCGGGCTTCGACATCAACTGGAACATCGTGAGCTATCCCAACCCGTCTTGGGCGCGTCAGGTCTTCCCGGACCTGCCCGAGGACGAGGCCGTGACGCGGCTCGCCGAGGCGATCTTCGCCGCCAGCCGCGTGGATGGCGACGATCCGGTCGGGGCGTGGCAGGCGCATAACGACGCCCTGCGCAGCCGCTCGGCTTGGCTGAACGAGCAAGGCTTCGCCGCGCTGCACTTCACCGGCCCCGGCACCGATCTGACGGTGGGCCTTGCCGACGGGCACCGCTGGATGGGCGGCGCGTCGGTGGCGCGCAACGGCATCACCTGCAATCCGAACATCCCCACCGAAGAGGTGTTCACCACCCCCCACGCCCTGCGCGTGGAGGGTCATGTCAGCGCGACCAAACCCCTTGCGCATCAGGGCACCCTGATCGACGGCATCCGCGTCACCTTCAAGGACGGTGCCATCACCGAGGCGCATGCCACCAAGGGCGAGGATGTGCTGCGCAAGCTGATCGACACCGACGAAGGCGCGCGCCGTCTGGGAGAGGTGGCGCTGGTGCCCCATTCCTCGCCGATCTCGGCCTCGGGGCTCCTCTTCTACAACACGCTCTATGACGAGAACGCGGCCTCGCATATCGCGCTCGGCCAATGCTACGCCAAATGCTTCGAGGGCGACCCCACGGCCGAGCAGGTCCGCGCGCAGGGCGGCAATTCCAGCCTGATCCATGTGGACTGGATGATCGGCTCGGGGCAGATCGACATCGACGGCGTGCATGCGGATGGCCGCCGCGTGCCGGTGTTCCGCAAGGGCGAATGGGCCTGA
- a CDS encoding SulP family inorganic anion transporter — MVTETQTVPQNGTSDSPGIVDVVRQPRVLTREVLAGVVTALALIPEVISFSFISGVDPKTALVASIVLCFVMSVLGGRPGMVTAAAGSIALVIGPMVREYGMEYILPTILLAGAIQIAFGFLGLARLMRFIPRSVMIGFVNALGILIFFAQVPHIIDVPGAVYPLFALTLLIVIVLPRLTTVVPSALVAIVVVTALAMIFGLNVPNVGGEGEMSPGLPGLTLLNVPLSMDTLAIVWGPALSVAFVGLLESLLTAKLVDEITDTRSHKGRESWALGVANIAAGFYGGIAGCAMIGQTVVNVKIGGARSRVSTLAAGAVLLILVTILSGVMAQIPMVALAAVMMVVSVQTVDWHSVRPSTLRTMPIPETLVMAVTVGLTVLTHNLAIGIAGGVVLAVLFFARRVAHVIEVRRTLSESGHHAFYEVDGPLFFGSSNDLFERFRYAEDPAEVTIDFARSQIWDASTVAALDSIQTRYAAHGTTCHFTGLDARSGAFHARLTGRLGD; from the coding sequence ATGGTAACGGAAACCCAGACGGTGCCGCAGAACGGCACGAGCGATTCACCCGGGATCGTGGACGTGGTGCGCCAGCCCCGCGTGCTGACGCGCGAGGTGCTGGCCGGCGTCGTCACGGCGCTTGCCCTCATCCCGGAGGTGATCTCCTTCTCCTTCATCTCGGGGGTCGATCCCAAGACGGCGCTCGTCGCCTCCATCGTGCTGTGCTTCGTGATGTCGGTGCTTGGGGGGCGTCCGGGCATGGTCACGGCCGCGGCCGGGTCCATCGCGCTGGTGATCGGGCCGATGGTGCGCGAATACGGGATGGAATACATCCTGCCGACGATCCTGTTGGCGGGGGCGATCCAGATCGCCTTCGGCTTCCTCGGTCTGGCGCGGCTGATGCGGTTCATCCCGCGATCGGTGATGATCGGCTTCGTGAACGCCTTGGGGATCCTGATCTTCTTTGCGCAGGTGCCGCATATCATCGACGTGCCGGGGGCGGTCTATCCGCTGTTCGCGCTGACGCTGCTGATCGTGATCGTACTGCCGCGCCTGACGACGGTGGTGCCTTCGGCGCTGGTGGCGATCGTGGTCGTCACGGCGCTGGCGATGATCTTCGGGCTGAACGTGCCCAATGTGGGCGGCGAGGGCGAGATGTCGCCCGGCCTTCCGGGCCTGACCCTGCTGAACGTGCCCCTGAGCATGGACACCCTCGCGATCGTCTGGGGTCCGGCGCTGAGCGTCGCGTTCGTCGGCCTTCTGGAGTCGCTCCTGACGGCCAAGCTGGTGGACGAGATCACGGATACCCGGTCCCACAAGGGGCGTGAAAGCTGGGCACTGGGCGTTGCGAACATCGCGGCGGGCTTTTACGGCGGGATCGCCGGCTGCGCGATGATCGGGCAGACGGTGGTGAACGTGAAGATCGGCGGCGCCCGGTCGCGCGTGTCGACGCTGGCGGCGGGTGCGGTGCTGCTGATCCTCGTCACCATCCTGTCGGGCGTGATGGCGCAGATCCCGATGGTGGCGCTGGCGGCGGTGATGATGGTGGTGTCGGTGCAGACGGTGGATTGGCATTCGGTCCGCCCCAGCACGCTGCGCACCATGCCCATTCCCGAAACGCTGGTGATGGCGGTGACGGTCGGGCTGACGGTGCTGACGCACAACCTTGCCATCGGCATTGCGGGCGGCGTCGTTCTAGCGGTCTTGTTCTTCGCGCGCCGCGTCGCCCATGTGATCGAGGTGCGGCGCACCCTGTCCGAGAGCGGCCATCACGCCTTCTACGAAGTGGACGGCCCGCTGTTCTTCGGCTCCAGCAACGATCTGTTCGAGCGGTTCCGCTATGCGGAGGACCCGGCCGAGGTCACGATCGACTTCGCCCGGTCGCAGATCTGGGACGCGTCCACGGTGGCGGCGCTGGATTCGATCCAGACCCGTTATGCCGCGCATGGAACGACCTGCCACTTCACCGGCCTCGATGCCCGCAGCGGCGCGTTCCACGCCCGCCTGACGGGCCGCTTGGGCGACTGA
- a CDS encoding MFS transporter encodes MTSSAAFIGLALAFAVGMIGTTLPTPLYPDYQQAMGFSQLTITVIFAVYALGVVASLLIFGRWSDQLGRRPMLLAALALSAATDLMFLQADGLMAILAARVLSGLSAGILTTTASVAVMEAAPEGKRRAGTLAATAANMGGLGLGPIFAGVIASLLPQPLIWPYALHLLLVVVAVVFVLRANETVERKPSPDLGVQRPALPSDAASVFVPAAVAAFAGFMVCGFFTAVAPGVMTRDLNYSNPALIGLVAGILFLASTLGQAVLDRIPEKRRLPVGTAVLLAGVLVVAMALGLRMLAPLLAGAVIAGIGQGIAFRAGLAAVVGATSEDRRAATTASYFIVAYIAISLPVVGVGLLSGAIGLHVTSLVFAGLVAALCCAALVMLIRKRSVPS; translated from the coding sequence ATGACATCGTCCGCCGCCTTCATCGGCCTTGCCCTCGCCTTCGCCGTCGGGATGATCGGCACCACGCTGCCAACCCCGCTCTATCCCGATTATCAGCAGGCGATGGGCTTTTCGCAGCTGACGATCACGGTGATCTTCGCGGTCTATGCGCTTGGGGTGGTGGCATCGCTCCTGATCTTCGGGCGCTGGTCGGACCAGTTGGGCCGCCGTCCGATGCTGCTGGCGGCCTTGGCGCTCTCGGCGGCGACGGACCTCATGTTCCTGCAAGCGGACGGGCTGATGGCGATCCTTGCCGCGCGCGTTCTGTCGGGGCTGTCGGCCGGGATCCTGACCACCACCGCCAGCGTCGCGGTGATGGAGGCCGCCCCCGAGGGCAAGCGCCGCGCCGGAACGCTGGCGGCCACCGCCGCCAATATGGGCGGGCTGGGCCTCGGCCCGATCTTTGCCGGGGTGATCGCATCGCTGCTGCCGCAGCCGCTGATCTGGCCCTATGCGCTGCATCTTTTGCTGGTGGTCGTTGCCGTGGTTTTCGTCCTGCGCGCCAACGAGACGGTGGAGCGCAAGCCCTCGCCCGATCTGGGGGTGCAGCGTCCGGCGCTGCCGTCGGATGCGGCCTCGGTCTTCGTGCCGGCGGCGGTGGCGGCGTTCGCGGGGTTCATGGTCTGCGGCTTCTTCACGGCCGTCGCGCCGGGGGTGATGACGCGCGATCTGAATTATTCGAACCCGGCGCTGATCGGGCTCGTCGCGGGGATCCTGTTCCTCGCCTCCACCCTTGGGCAGGCGGTGCTGGACCGCATTCCCGAGAAACGCCGCCTGCCGGTGGGCACGGCGGTGCTGCTGGCGGGGGTGCTGGTGGTGGCGATGGCGCTCGGCCTGCGGATGCTGGCGCCGCTTTTGGCGGGCGCGGTCATCGCGGGGATCGGTCAGGGCATCGCCTTCCGCGCGGGGCTGGCGGCCGTGGTCGGCGCCACGTCCGAGGATCGGCGCGCGGCCACGACGGCGAGCTATTTCATCGTGGCCTATATCGCCATCTCGTTGCCCGTGGTGGGGGTTGGCCTTCTCAGCGGGGCGATCGGGCTGCATGTGACCAGCCTCGTCTTTGCCGGGCTGGTGGCGGCGCTGTGCTGCGCCGCCCTCGTGATGCTGATCCGCAAGCGATCAGTGCCGTCCTGA